One genomic region from Leptolyngbyaceae cyanobacterium JSC-12 encodes:
- a CDS encoding NADH:ubiquinone oxidoreductase 27 kD subunit (IMG reference gene:2510096132~PFAM: Respiratory-chain NADH dehydrogenase, 30 Kd subunit), with protein MADEQDKQLTESASIVEAGKVSKWLAENGFDHEFMGLDASGVEILKVDRDFLIPIATALYAYGFNYLQCQGGYDAGPGQDLVSFYHLIKVADDADRPEEVRVKVSLPRENPSVPSVYWIWKAADWQERETYDMYGIVYEGHPNLKRILMPEDWVGYPLRKDYISPDFYELQDAY; from the coding sequence GTGGCTGATGAGCAAGATAAGCAGTTAACCGAATCTGCATCAATTGTTGAAGCGGGTAAAGTCTCCAAATGGTTGGCTGAGAATGGATTTGACCATGAATTTATGGGCTTGGATGCTTCTGGGGTGGAAATCTTAAAAGTTGATCGCGATTTCTTGATTCCCATCGCAACGGCTCTCTACGCCTATGGGTTTAACTATCTCCAATGTCAGGGTGGTTACGATGCAGGACCAGGGCAAGATTTGGTCAGTTTTTACCATTTGATCAAGGTTGCTGATGACGCAGATCGCCCTGAAGAAGTTCGGGTGAAGGTATCTTTACCCCGTGAGAATCCTTCTGTTCCTTCGGTCTACTGGATTTGGAAAGCGGCTGACTGGCAAGAACGGGAAACTTATGACATGTACGGCATCGTATATGAAGGGCACCCTAACCTGAAGCGGATTTTGATGCCGGAAGATTGGGTGGGTTATCCTTTGCGAAAAGATTATATCTCCCCAGATTTTTACGAGCTTCAAGACGCTTACTAG
- a CDS encoding NADH-quinone oxidoreductase, B subunit (IMG reference gene:2510096133~PFAM: NADH ubiquinone oxidoreductase, 20 Kd subunit~TIGRFAM: NADH-quinone oxidoreductase, B subunit), translated as MVLNSDASAHGALLAKDERIMNPVERPQVTQDLSENVILTTVDDLYNWARLSSLWPMLYGTACCFIEFAALIGSRFDFDRFGLVPRSTPRQADLIITAGTITMKMAPALVRLYEQMPEPKYVIAMGACTITGGMFSVDSPSAVRGVDKLIPVDVYLPGCPPRPEAIIDAIIKLRKKISNESIQERGSLRQVHRYYSTTHTMKAVEAILDGKYLQTGTRETPPKELMEAMGMPVPPALLTSQKEETSRG; from the coding sequence ATGGTCTTAAATTCTGATGCATCAGCTCATGGTGCGCTTCTGGCAAAAGATGAGCGCATTATGAATCCAGTTGAGCGACCTCAAGTCACTCAGGATTTGTCAGAAAATGTCATTCTCACTACTGTGGATGACCTCTACAACTGGGCGAGGCTCTCTAGCCTATGGCCCATGCTTTATGGAACAGCCTGCTGCTTCATTGAGTTTGCTGCTCTAATTGGGTCTCGATTTGACTTTGACCGCTTCGGGCTGGTACCTCGTTCAACCCCCCGGCAGGCGGATTTAATCATTACTGCAGGCACAATCACTATGAAGATGGCTCCTGCTTTGGTGCGATTGTATGAGCAGATGCCTGAACCGAAGTATGTGATTGCGATGGGTGCTTGTACGATTACAGGTGGGATGTTTAGTGTTGATTCGCCCTCGGCTGTGCGTGGAGTCGATAAATTAATTCCGGTGGATGTTTATCTCCCAGGATGCCCGCCCCGCCCTGAAGCGATTATTGATGCTATTATCAAACTTCGTAAAAAGATTTCCAATGAGTCAATTCAGGAGCGCGGCAGTCTGCGGCAAGTGCATCGTTACTACAGTACAACTCATACGATGAAAGCGGTTGAAGCAATCTTAGATGGTAAATACTTACAAACTGGAACCCGTGAAACTCCTCCTAAGGAACTGATGGAGGCAATGGGAATGCCTGTTCCACCTGCATTGCTCACCTCTCAAAAGGAGGAAACAAGCCGTGGCTGA
- a CDS encoding NADH:ubiquinone oxidoreductase subunit 3 (chain A) (IMG reference gene:2510096134~PFAM: NADH-ubiquinone/plastoquinone oxidoreductase, chain 3) — MFVLSGYEYLLGFLLVSSLVPALALTAAKLLRPSRRGPERRTTYESGMEPIGGAWIQFNIRYYMFALVFVIFDVETVFLYPWAVAFSKLGLLAFIEALIFVAILVVGLVYAWRKGALEWS; from the coding sequence GTGTTTGTTCTCTCTGGATACGAATATTTATTAGGCTTTTTACTCGTGAGTAGTCTTGTTCCAGCCCTTGCTCTCACAGCCGCAAAGCTCCTTCGCCCCAGCCGTCGCGGTCCCGAACGCCGCACTACTTATGAGTCAGGGATGGAACCTATTGGCGGAGCCTGGATTCAGTTCAACATTCGATACTACATGTTCGCCTTGGTGTTCGTCATTTTCGACGTTGAAACCGTTTTTCTGTATCCTTGGGCTGTTGCTTTTAGCAAGTTAGGGCTGCTTGCCTTCATCGAAGCACTAATCTTTGTTGCAATCTTGGTCGTTGGTCTTGTTTATGCCTGGCGGAAAGGAGCACTTGAATGGTCTTAA